In one window of Arachis ipaensis cultivar K30076 chromosome B06, Araip1.1, whole genome shotgun sequence DNA:
- the LOC107646650 gene encoding uncharacterized protein LOC107646650 produces MWYDKLSHLLLSHGYQQTSSDYSLFFKFIGDQISILLVYVDDIVLTGNSIFELAAIKSILHQHFRIKDLGPLKYFLGIEVAQSEKGICLSQRKYCLDLLENSGLLGAKPASVLMDSTTRLYQDKSPMLSDPFVYRRLVGRLIYLTTTRPDIMYATQQLSQFMASPTESHLQAAKHVLRYLKTSPDKGLFFPRESEIQLLGFSDSDWAGCPDTSPIRPPVLYCDN; encoded by the coding sequence ATGTGGTATGACAAACTTTCTCATCTTTTGCTATCTCATGGATATCAGCAAACCTCATCTGATTAtagtttatttttcaaatttattgGTGATCAAATTTCTATCCTTTTAGTCTATGTTGACGACATTGTTCTCACTGGTAATTCCATTTTTGAACTTGCTGCCATTAAGTCTATTTTGCACCAACACTTCCGAATTAAAGACTTGGgcccattaaaatattttttgggtattgaagTTGCTCAATCAGAGAAGGGAATTTGCTTATCTCAGAGAAAATATTGTCTTGATCTTTTGGAGAATTCTGGTTTATTAGGTGCTAAACCTGCCTCTGTTCTAATGGATAGTACCACAAGACTATATCAAGACAAAAGTCCCATGCTATCCGACCCTTTTGTATATCGTCGTTTGGTTGGCCGTCTTATCTATCTCACCACCACTCGACCGGACATCATGTATGCCActcaacaattaagtcaattCATGGCATCTCCTACTGAATCTCATCTTCAAGCTGCCAAGCATGTGTTACGATATCTGAAAACTAGTCCCGACAAAGGACTTTTCTTTCCAAGGGAATCAGAAATTCAGCTTCTCGGCTTCAGTGACTCTGATTGGGCTGGATGTCCTGACACTTCTCCTATCCGCCCAccagttttatattgtgataatTAG
- the LOC107646153 gene encoding uncharacterized protein LOC107646153 isoform X2, whose protein sequence is MASLIPGVLLKLLQSMNSNVKVGGEHRSFLLQEDNELILNNQLQLGQFFYVDRIEAGTPVPILVGVRPVPGRHSFEGKPKDLMQMLEVSERPALPDNIGVNAPKSLDLDAKENPSSRHKIIIKEEKAGVASRYMQGVLNPNSKVNVPDNNNNNNVESKGNYLETSTDGKKVGSAKGKQQETKGQLLSRTPTQLEALSPRHDVAQSNTQENATAPSKRTSTRYNFVKQENMNTNLFPSNKDKINNIEAIPWSSLPAKLFRPGKGILRRKHLASQVVVEAQKEASAAATLVKCLSTFANICSSAAAENPHIIMNKFFALQQLVDQPNSTTKSKDKSLQLYKIPPPAEKDDKPRKKTDLVSGKSTSKSSKPLIELTASEKQEWAKGDSMKEINDLREVLLNETRSWFLKYLEKTLDAGFSMGTDPQAKGKESKYITGKQMELANHIALTLSHLKHANEWLDKLRSSLSSESDALVETVDRLKQKVYSCLLVHVDSAALALENRA, encoded by the exons atGGCATCCCTCATACCGGGAGTACTTCTCAAACTTCTCCAAAGTATGAATTCCAACGTAAAAGTTGGCGGTGAACACCGCTCCTTCCTTCTGCAG GAGGACAATGAGCTTATCTTGAACAATCAGCTGCAGCTTGGACAATTCTTTTATGTAGATAGAATTGAAGCCGGTACACCGGTCCCAATTCTTGTAGGGGTTAGACCAGTTCCAGGCCGGCACAGTTTCGAAGGCAAACCCAAGGATTTGATGCAGATGTTAGAAGTGTCAGAGCGTCCAGCACTTCCTGATAACATTGGAGTTAATGCCCCCAAATCCCTGGACTTAGATGCCAAAGAGAATCCAAGTTCAAGGCACAAGATaataattaaagaggaaaaagcTGGTGTTGCATCCAGGTACATGCAGGGGGTACTAAATCCAAACTCAAAGGTGAATGTCCcagataacaataacaataataatgtcGAAAGCAAAGGAAATTATTTAGAGACTAGTACAGATGGTAAGAAGGTTGGATCCGCAAAAGGAAAGCAACAAGAGACTAAAGGTCAG TTACTCTCAAGGACTCCAACTCAACTTGAAGCACTTTCACCAAGGCATGATGTTGCTCAATCTAACACCCAGGAGAATGCTACAGCACCTTCCAAGCGCACTTCTACCAGATACAATTTTGTTAAACAGGAAAATATGAACACGAATCTTTTTCCCAgcaataaagataaaattaataacATTGAGGCTATTCCATGGTCCTCTTTGCCAGCCAAACTGTTTAGGCCTGGAAAG GGAATTCTTAGAAGGAAACACCTGGCCTCTCAGGTTGTAGTGGAAGCTCAAAAAGAAGCATCTGCAGCAGCAACGTTAGTCAAGTGTCTAAG TACTTTTGCCAATATCTGCTCCTCTGCAGCAGCAGAGAACCCCCACATCATAATGAACAAGTTCTTTGCTCTCCAGCAGCTCGTGGACCAGCCGAACAGCACAACTAAGTCGAAAGATAAATCGCTTCAGCTGTATAAAATTCCACCTCCTGCAGAAAAGGACGACAAACCTAGAAAAAAGACAGATTTAGTATCTGGTAAAAGCACATCAAAGTCTTCAAAACCCTTAATCGAATTAACAGCGAGTGAGAAACAAGAATGGGCCAAAGGGGATAGTATGAAAGAGATAAATGATCTGAGAGAGGTGTTGttgaatgaaacaagatcatGGTTTCTGAAGTACTTGGAAAAGACATTGGACGCCGGGTTCTCTATGGGCACCGATCCCCAGGCGAAGGGCAAGGAGAGCAAGTATATCACAGGGAAGCAGATGGAGTTGGCCAACCATATAGCTCTCACATTATCCCATCTTAAGCATGCAAACGAATGGCTGGACAAACTTAGAAGCAGTTTAAGCTCAGAGAGCGATGCGTTGGTGGAGACTGTTGACAGGTTGAAACAGAAAGTTTATTCTTGTTTGCTTGTACATGTTGACTCTGCTGCACTGGCTTTGGAGAACCGAGCATGA
- the LOC107646154 gene encoding uncharacterized protein LOC107646154 isoform X1: protein MKNEKSAMYRRGRGWSPSTPLPFNPSQPARVAATGDGDIACGASEQEGRKTCSSVDDDKNMKMPQPHSHDPFDICPRPSPSKQTAATVVLKPPLLVTNRERRKQGGGPSPPQVVRPGMILLKSYISLSDQVSIVKICRELGMGSGGFYQPGYGDVDGEGAKLHLKMMCLGRHWDPLSSQYTDYRPSDGDKPPQIPPDFHRLVRDAIAQAQTLPPIKPDICIVNFYSQSGRLGLHQDKDESQESLRQGLPVVSFSIGDSANFLYGDSRDVDKAQTLELQSGDVLIFGGKSRNVFHGVSAIHPRTAPIPLLQQTNLRPGRLNLTFRQF, encoded by the exons ATGAAGAATGAAAAGTCCGCAATGTACCGCAGAGGCCGTGGTTGGTCTCCCAGTACGCCATTGCCATTCAATCCTTCCCAGCCGGCAAGG GTTGCTGCAACCGGAGACGGAGACATTGCATGTGGCGCCAGCGAGCAGGAGGGAAGAAAAACATGCTCTTCAGTGGATGATGATAAGAATATGAAGATGCCTCAGCCTCACTCACATGATCCTTTCGATATTTGCCCCCGCCCCTCTCCTTCTAAACAAACTGCAGCAACTGTTGTTTTGAAACCACCACTGCTGGTAACCAACCGAGAAAGACGCAAACAAGGAGGAGGTCCTTCTCCTCCTCAAGTGGTAAGGCCCGGCATGATCCTTTTGAAGTCCTATATTTCACTGTCCGATCAGGTGAGTATAGTCAAGATATGCAGGGAGTTAGGGATGGGCTCTGGAGGGTTCTACCAGCCTGGCTATGGAGATGTGGATGGGGAAGGGGCTAAGCTCCATTTAAAAATGATGTGCCTCGGCAGACACTGGGACCCACTCTCCAGTCAGTACACAGACTACCGCCCTTCCGATGGAGATAAACCTCCCCAAATTCCCCCCGACTTCCATCGCTTGGTTCGTGACGCAATCGCCCAAGCCCAGACACTTCCCCCCATCAAACCCGACATTTGCATTGTCAATTTTTACTCCCAAAGCGGCCGCCTCGGTCTTCACCAG GACAAGGATGAAAGCCAAGAGAGTCTCCGACAAGGCCTGCCAGTGGTATCCTTCTCAATTGGAGACTCTGCAAACTTTCTGTATGGAGACAGCAGGGACGTGGACAAGGCACAAACGCTTGAGCTCCAATCAGGGGATGTTTTAATTTTTGGTGGCAAGTCTAGAAATGTATTTCATGGCGTCTCTGCTATTCATCCAAGGACTGCCCCCATCCCCTTGCTTCAACAAACTAATCTACGCCCCGGTCGATTGAATCTTACTTTTAGACAGTTTTAG
- the LOC107646153 gene encoding uncharacterized protein LOC107646153 isoform X1: MASLIPGVLLKLLQSMNSNVKVGGEHRSFLLQVISIVPALSGSELWPNQGFFIKVSDSSHSTYVSLSKEDNELILNNQLQLGQFFYVDRIEAGTPVPILVGVRPVPGRHSFEGKPKDLMQMLEVSERPALPDNIGVNAPKSLDLDAKENPSSRHKIIIKEEKAGVASRYMQGVLNPNSKVNVPDNNNNNNVESKGNYLETSTDGKKVGSAKGKQQETKGQLLSRTPTQLEALSPRHDVAQSNTQENATAPSKRTSTRYNFVKQENMNTNLFPSNKDKINNIEAIPWSSLPAKLFRPGKGILRRKHLASQVVVEAQKEASAAATLVKCLSTFANICSSAAAENPHIIMNKFFALQQLVDQPNSTTKSKDKSLQLYKIPPPAEKDDKPRKKTDLVSGKSTSKSSKPLIELTASEKQEWAKGDSMKEINDLREVLLNETRSWFLKYLEKTLDAGFSMGTDPQAKGKESKYITGKQMELANHIALTLSHLKHANEWLDKLRSSLSSESDALVETVDRLKQKVYSCLLVHVDSAALALENRA; the protein is encoded by the exons atGGCATCCCTCATACCGGGAGTACTTCTCAAACTTCTCCAAAGTATGAATTCCAACGTAAAAGTTGGCGGTGAACACCGCTCCTTCCTTCTGCAGGTGATCAGCATTGTCCCTGCCTTATCAGGCTCGGAATTGTGGCCAAACCAAGGTTTCTTCATAAAAGTATCTGACTCTTCTCATTCTACCTACGTTTCTCTCTCAAAGGAGGACAATGAGCTTATCTTGAACAATCAGCTGCAGCTTGGACAATTCTTTTATGTAGATAGAATTGAAGCCGGTACACCGGTCCCAATTCTTGTAGGGGTTAGACCAGTTCCAGGCCGGCACAGTTTCGAAGGCAAACCCAAGGATTTGATGCAGATGTTAGAAGTGTCAGAGCGTCCAGCACTTCCTGATAACATTGGAGTTAATGCCCCCAAATCCCTGGACTTAGATGCCAAAGAGAATCCAAGTTCAAGGCACAAGATaataattaaagaggaaaaagcTGGTGTTGCATCCAGGTACATGCAGGGGGTACTAAATCCAAACTCAAAGGTGAATGTCCcagataacaataacaataataatgtcGAAAGCAAAGGAAATTATTTAGAGACTAGTACAGATGGTAAGAAGGTTGGATCCGCAAAAGGAAAGCAACAAGAGACTAAAGGTCAG TTACTCTCAAGGACTCCAACTCAACTTGAAGCACTTTCACCAAGGCATGATGTTGCTCAATCTAACACCCAGGAGAATGCTACAGCACCTTCCAAGCGCACTTCTACCAGATACAATTTTGTTAAACAGGAAAATATGAACACGAATCTTTTTCCCAgcaataaagataaaattaataacATTGAGGCTATTCCATGGTCCTCTTTGCCAGCCAAACTGTTTAGGCCTGGAAAG GGAATTCTTAGAAGGAAACACCTGGCCTCTCAGGTTGTAGTGGAAGCTCAAAAAGAAGCATCTGCAGCAGCAACGTTAGTCAAGTGTCTAAG TACTTTTGCCAATATCTGCTCCTCTGCAGCAGCAGAGAACCCCCACATCATAATGAACAAGTTCTTTGCTCTCCAGCAGCTCGTGGACCAGCCGAACAGCACAACTAAGTCGAAAGATAAATCGCTTCAGCTGTATAAAATTCCACCTCCTGCAGAAAAGGACGACAAACCTAGAAAAAAGACAGATTTAGTATCTGGTAAAAGCACATCAAAGTCTTCAAAACCCTTAATCGAATTAACAGCGAGTGAGAAACAAGAATGGGCCAAAGGGGATAGTATGAAAGAGATAAATGATCTGAGAGAGGTGTTGttgaatgaaacaagatcatGGTTTCTGAAGTACTTGGAAAAGACATTGGACGCCGGGTTCTCTATGGGCACCGATCCCCAGGCGAAGGGCAAGGAGAGCAAGTATATCACAGGGAAGCAGATGGAGTTGGCCAACCATATAGCTCTCACATTATCCCATCTTAAGCATGCAAACGAATGGCTGGACAAACTTAGAAGCAGTTTAAGCTCAGAGAGCGATGCGTTGGTGGAGACTGTTGACAGGTTGAAACAGAAAGTTTATTCTTGTTTGCTTGTACATGTTGACTCTGCTGCACTGGCTTTGGAGAACCGAGCATGA
- the LOC107646154 gene encoding uncharacterized protein LOC107646154 isoform X2, producing MKMPQPHSHDPFDICPRPSPSKQTAATVVLKPPLLVTNRERRKQGGGPSPPQVVRPGMILLKSYISLSDQVSIVKICRELGMGSGGFYQPGYGDVDGEGAKLHLKMMCLGRHWDPLSSQYTDYRPSDGDKPPQIPPDFHRLVRDAIAQAQTLPPIKPDICIVNFYSQSGRLGLHQDKDESQESLRQGLPVVSFSIGDSANFLYGDSRDVDKAQTLELQSGDVLIFGGKSRNVFHGVSAIHPRTAPIPLLQQTNLRPGRLNLTFRQF from the exons ATGAAGATGCCTCAGCCTCACTCACATGATCCTTTCGATATTTGCCCCCGCCCCTCTCCTTCTAAACAAACTGCAGCAACTGTTGTTTTGAAACCACCACTGCTGGTAACCAACCGAGAAAGACGCAAACAAGGAGGAGGTCCTTCTCCTCCTCAAGTGGTAAGGCCCGGCATGATCCTTTTGAAGTCCTATATTTCACTGTCCGATCAGGTGAGTATAGTCAAGATATGCAGGGAGTTAGGGATGGGCTCTGGAGGGTTCTACCAGCCTGGCTATGGAGATGTGGATGGGGAAGGGGCTAAGCTCCATTTAAAAATGATGTGCCTCGGCAGACACTGGGACCCACTCTCCAGTCAGTACACAGACTACCGCCCTTCCGATGGAGATAAACCTCCCCAAATTCCCCCCGACTTCCATCGCTTGGTTCGTGACGCAATCGCCCAAGCCCAGACACTTCCCCCCATCAAACCCGACATTTGCATTGTCAATTTTTACTCCCAAAGCGGCCGCCTCGGTCTTCACCAG GACAAGGATGAAAGCCAAGAGAGTCTCCGACAAGGCCTGCCAGTGGTATCCTTCTCAATTGGAGACTCTGCAAACTTTCTGTATGGAGACAGCAGGGACGTGGACAAGGCACAAACGCTTGAGCTCCAATCAGGGGATGTTTTAATTTTTGGTGGCAAGTCTAGAAATGTATTTCATGGCGTCTCTGCTATTCATCCAAGGACTGCCCCCATCCCCTTGCTTCAACAAACTAATCTACGCCCCGGTCGATTGAATCTTACTTTTAGACAGTTTTAG